The region GCCGAAGCGTTGCGCGAACGTATTTCGCAAGGCGACGCGCGCATCGAATTGCGCACCCGCGTTGCCCGCAAGATCACGGTGTCGAAACGCTTATGTAAGCTGGCACTGGACTTGCATATCATTGATAACGGCCCAGGCATTCCCGAGGAAATCCGTGACCGCATTTTCTATCCGCTCGTGTCGGGGCGCGAGGACGGCAGCGGTCTCGGTCTGACGCTTGCGCAGACCTTCGTGCAACAACACGACGGCCTGATCGAAGTGGATAGCCGGCCGGGCCATACCGAGTTTCAGATTCTGCTGCCGCTCGACTGCTAACACCAAACGCACCTCAAGACTTCTGACCGAACTATATGAAGCCGATCTGGATAGTAGACGACGATCAATCGATTCGCTGGGTGCTCGAAAAAGCGCTCGCCCGCGAAAACTTCGCGACGCGCAGCTTCGCGAATGTGCGCGAGGCATCGGCCGCGCTCGATCACGACAGCCCACAAGTGCTGGTGTCCGACATCAGGATGCCTGGAGGCTCCGGCCTCGAATTGCTGCAAACCGTGCGTGACAAGGTTCCCGGCTTGCCGGTCATCATCATGACGGCGTTCTCGGACCTGGATAGCGCGGTCGCCGCGTTCCAGGGCGGTGCGTTCGAGTATCTCGCCAAACCGTTCGACGTCGACAAGGCGGTCGAATTGATCCGCCGCGCCGTCGACGAAAGCATGCGCGGCGAACAGACGTGGGACGACCGCGTCGCCGATGCACCGGAAATGCTCGGCCAGGCGCCGGCGATGCAGGATATGTTTCGCGCGATCGGCCGCCTGTCGCATTCGGCTGCCACCGTGCTCATTACCGGCGAATCAGGCACCGGGAAGGAACTGGTCGCGCGTGCGTTGCACCGACATAGCCCACGCGCGAACGGTCCCTTCATCGCTTTGAACACGGCGGCGATTCCGAAGGATCTGTTGGAATCCGAACTGTTCGGTCATGAGCGCGGCGCATTTACGGGCGCGCAGGCCATGCGCCAGGGGCGCTTCGAACAGGCCGAGAACGGCACGCTGTTTCTCGACGAAATCGGCGATATGCCGTTCGATTTGCAGACACGCCTGTTGCGCGTGCTGTCGGATGGGCAGTTCTATCGCGTCGGCGGCCACAATCCGTTACGCGCCAATGTGCGCGTGATCGCGGCGACGCACCAGAATCTCGAATCGCGCGTGCGCCAGGGGCTGTTCCGCGAGGACTTGTATCACCGGCTCAATGTGATCCGCTTGCGTTTGCCCGCCTTGCGCGAGCGCAGCGAAGACATTCCGCTGCTCACGCGCCACTTCCTGCAAAAGAGTGCGCGCGATCTGGGCGTCGAACCGAAACGTGTGTCGGAGGAAGCGCTCGCGTATCTGGCGTCGTTGCCGTTTCCGGGCAACGTGCGGCAACTGGAGAATCTCGCCAACTGGCTGACGGTGATGGCGCCGGCGCAGACCATCGAGATCAAGGATTTGCCGCCGGACCTCGGGCCGGCGCAAGCGGGCGTGACCGACCTCGCGGGTGGCGGCGGCGTGCTCGGCACCGGCGAAGCCGGCCTTGCCGGCGGCGCTCCGGTCAACGGGACCAGCGCGTCGACACTGCCGGCCACGGCAGGCGGCATGCCGGTCACGACACCCGTCAGCGCCTGGGAAGGCGGCTTGCGTACCGAAGTCGCGCGGATGTTGCGTGAGAACGCTGCGGATGTGATGGACGAACTCGCGCGCCGTTTCGAAGCCGCGGTGATTCGCGAAGCGCTGGATTTCACGCGTGGGCGCAAGGTCGAAGCGGCGGAACGGCTCGGCATCGGCCGCAATACGATTACCCGCAAGATTCAGGAACTCAACCT is a window of Paraburkholderia sp. IMGN_8 DNA encoding:
- the ntrC gene encoding nitrogen regulation protein NR(I) → MKPIWIVDDDQSIRWVLEKALARENFATRSFANVREASAALDHDSPQVLVSDIRMPGGSGLELLQTVRDKVPGLPVIIMTAFSDLDSAVAAFQGGAFEYLAKPFDVDKAVELIRRAVDESMRGEQTWDDRVADAPEMLGQAPAMQDMFRAIGRLSHSAATVLITGESGTGKELVARALHRHSPRANGPFIALNTAAIPKDLLESELFGHERGAFTGAQAMRQGRFEQAENGTLFLDEIGDMPFDLQTRLLRVLSDGQFYRVGGHNPLRANVRVIAATHQNLESRVRQGLFREDLYHRLNVIRLRLPALRERSEDIPLLTRHFLQKSARDLGVEPKRVSEEALAYLASLPFPGNVRQLENLANWLTVMAPAQTIEIKDLPPDLGPAQAGVTDLAGGGGVLGTGEAGLAGGAPVNGTSASTLPATAGGMPVTTPVSAWEGGLRTEVARMLRENAADVMDELARRFEAAVIREALDFTRGRKVEAAERLGIGRNTITRKIQELNLEP